Part of the Micromonospora rhizosphaerae genome is shown below.
GGGCGCGCAGAGGTAAGAGTACACGGCGCGGCCCTGGAGGTGAAATCGGATCCCCCCGTGCCGGGCGTGACCTCTATTTTACCAGCTCAGAGCAGGGTCACGGAGCGTTTACCAGCTCAGAGCAGGGTCACGGAGCGGTCGGGCACGATCCGCAGCCGGGGCGCCTCCGCGCCCGCCGCCGGCTCGGACTCCACCTGGGCGCCGAACCACGCCTCCAGCCGCTCGTACGGCAGGGGCCGGCTGAACAGGAACCCCTGACCGATCTCGCACCCGATGTCCTGGAGCAGTTCGAGGGTCAGCTCGCTCTCCACGCCCTCGGCCACCACCGCCAGACCGAACTGCTGGGAGAGCGTGACCACCGCGTTGACGATCGCCAGATCGCCGGGATCGGTCGCCATGCCCTGCACGAACGAGCGGTCCACCTTCACCTCGTGCACCGGCAGCCGGCGCAGGTAGGCCAGGGACGAGGACCCGGTGCCGAAGTCGTCCACCGAGAGCCGTACGCCGAGGTCGCGCAGCCGGCGCAGGGTCGGTACCGGCCGGTCGGTGCCGTCCAGCACCCCGGCCTCCCGGATCTCGAAGGTGAGCCGCTGCGGCGGCACGCCGTACTCGTCGAGCAGCTCGCGTACCCGGTCCGGGAAGCGGGGGTCGGTGAGCGTACGCGCGGAGAGGTTGACCGCGACGGCGAGCGGCTGCTCGGCGTGGGCCCAGTCCCGGCTGCGCCGGAGCCCCTCCCGGAGCACCACCTCGGTGAGCCGGCCGAGCTGGCCGGTGTGCTCGGCCACCGCGACGAAGTCCTCCGGGGCGACCGTGCCGTGCGTGGGGTGCTCCCAGCGGGCCAGGCACTCGACTCCGAGCAGCCGCCGGTCCCGCAGCGTCACCTTGGGCTGGAAGTAGACCTCCAGCTCGCCCTCGTCGAGGGCGCGGCGCAGGTCGCCGGCGAGCCCGAGGCGGCGCAGCGAGCGGGACTCCAGCGCCGGGTTGAACAGCTGCACGCTGCCGGGGACCGACTTGGCCGCCGTCGCGGCCAGGTCCACCCGTTGCAGCAGGGTCGCGGCATCGCTGCCGTGATCAGGGTGTACGGCCACCCCGACGGCGGTGTCCACGTCCAGGGTGAGTGCGTCGAAGACCATCTCGTCGCGGATCTGCTCACGCAGCTGCGTGGCCAACTCCACGGCCGCCTCGGCGTTCTCCAGCCGCAGGGTCACCAGGAACTCGTCGCCCCCGGCCCGGCCCACGAGCGCGGACGACGGGGCGCAGGCGCGCAGCCGCTCGGCGACCTCGACGAGGACCTTGTCCCCCGCGGCATGCCCGAGCGACTCGTTGACCTGCCGCAGGCGGTCCACGTCGAAGAGCAGCACGGCGACCACCTCGCCGGGCGCCCGGATCTTCACCGCCTCGTCGAGCGCGCCGGTGATCCGCCGCCGGTTCGGCAGCTTGGTCAGCGCGTCGTGGTACGCGTCGTGCCGCAGCCGGTCGACCAGCCGCGAATTTTCCAAGGCGACGGCGGCGTGCGCGGCCACGGTTTCCAGGACCGGGACGTCGTCGGGGGTGAAGAATCCGATGCCGCCGAGCCGATTGGCTACCTCGAGGGTGCCGATCACCGCCTGGCCGGACCGGAGCGGGACGATGATCACGTCCTTTGCCGACGCCTCCCGGAGGATCGCGAGCTGCTCCTTGTCCCCGCCCAACCGGGCACCGAGGGCGATCGTCTTGCGCTGCGCGATGGCCCCTTCCCGCAGGGTTCCGGGAATCTTGGAGAAGTCGAGCAGGCCGTGCCCCTCGACGCTGGCGGTGAGCAGGACCTCGGGATGCCGACCCTGGGCCGGCAGCCAGAGGGTGGCGTACTCGGCCTGCATGAGGGCGCGCACCCGGCCGAGCAGGGCGTCGGGCAGCGTTGCGTCCTGGCCGCTCTGCGTCATCGCCCGGGTCAGCTCGTAGATGTCGGCCACGGTGCGGTGCTGCCGGAGGAACTGGGCGTACGCGCGGTAGACCATCGCGACCGTCAGCGCCAACGCGCCTAGCAGCAACAGCGACCAGCGGGTGCTTGCCACCGCGATGAGGATGATCAGGCCCACGGTCACGTTGACCGCGGCGGCCAGCAGCGGCACCCCGGCCGTCTTGACGACCTCCCTGCCCGCCTGCCAGCCCTGCAGAAGGGTGATGACGCCGACCACGGCCGCCAGGGTGACGAGCGTGACGGTGCTCACCGCGGCGAAAAGGACCCCCCAGGCGCCGGGGCCGACTCCCCCTCGGATCGGCGGTAGCGCAAGCAGGACCAGACCGGCGAGCGAGGTCGCGGCGGCGGAGCGGGCGACGTTGAAGGCGAACTTGGCGGGCCCCAGCCTTCGACGGATCTGGGTGATGAGAGCCGCGAGGGTCGCCAGCAGGACGACGGTCAGCGGCGGTAGGTGGTAGAGCGCCAGGACCAGCGGGATTTCGGTGATGGTCGCGGAGATGGCCTGTCGACGCACCACGAAGGTCAGCACTGGGAGGTGCGCGGCCACGAGGGCGACGAGCAACAGAAGGGCGATCCCCCAGTCAGTGTGGGGTTCCCGGGAGGCGATGCCGAGGAAGGTCGAACAGATGACGGCCAGCAAGGCCAACGGGCCAGTGATCAGCCAGGCGTTGTCCGTGGCTCGTCGGGCCACGCCCGTACGACTTGCCATCAAGCTCCCTCATCATTACGGAGAGTGAGCTCCATTCTCACGCCCGAACCCTGCACGTCAGGGCTTCCGGGGGAGCGCCCGGAAAGACTCACGTCCGCGGGCGGCTTAGGTCCACTCAAATTCAAGAGTGGTCGCATCGCCGGTGGGCTGGACGCCGGCGACGGTGGCGGCTCCCCCGAAGAGGGCAACCAGCACGAGGGTCAAAGCGAGCAGCCGACCCAGCTTTTGAGTAGGCATCTGTGGGGCTCCTGTCGGCGAAACGGGCAGCACGGGGGGCGCGAAGATTCCATGATGGTGCCACAAGCGCCGAGGGCAGCAAAGACCTTGGCGCGTGGCTCCGCCGGGACGCGGACAAGTCCGACCGATCGGCAGGAGGCCCTGCCTGGCGGGGTGATACCCCCACCGCCCTGTCCGCCATGCGTTGGTTCACTTGGCGAACACTCGGACTTTCGGTGTCAGTGGCTGATTTTCTCTTGAGTGCCCCCGAAGCCACGAATCTGGCAGGTCGCCCCTGCCCTGCCTCTTTGCCCGCCCTGACTATCAGAACGACCCGACCCCGCGCTACCCCTGTCTCGAAGAATCTGCGCTTCGCGCCGTAACGGAGAGTCGCCGACCGGACGCCGTCGCCACGACCCCGCCGGCATGCCCGCGCTACGTGTCCCTGACGGCCAGAAGTCGGAGGTCACACAGCCGGCGGGCAAGCGGTGAGGCGGCAATCTCGGGTGGGAGGCGCCCGCATCTCGTCGTGTTACCGCCGGCGTCGCCGGAGGACGGAGGCGCCGATGGCGGCGGCCGCGACGGCGACCGCGATGAGCAAGATCCATAGGAGGTTGGTCACGGTTGCGTTGTCGCTGCCGGTCGGGCGGTGAATGGCGTTGGGCGCGGCCGAGCTGGGGGCGGCAGCAGCGCTGGTCGGGGTCGGTGACGCGCTGGTCGGTACCGGGGTGGCTGGTTTGAGTTTGAGCACCGGGGCTGGGTTGGCGGGCGCGGGCTTGCCGGCTTCGGGGATTTCGATCCAACGGTCCACCCTGCCGTCGCCGTAGGTTTCCAGGGTCTTGAACGGCAGCTCGGTGGCGTCGGACGGCAACTGCGCGACCGTGACGGCGAACACGGCGTCCTGGCCAACCCTCAGCGCGGGCCCGGCCACCGTGAACCCGTCAGGATTGTGGGACAACCTCCAGCCGAAGGGCGCCTTGGCCAGTCGCACCTGTTCGGGGGTGATCGCGGGTGGGAGAACCACTCGTTCCGAATTGATGCCAGCGCGGTTGGACTCGGCCTCGCCGGTGAAGGTGAGGGTCACGTCACGGGCTCCAGCCTGAGGCTTGTCGGCGTTGACCTGTACGTGGGCGAGGGCGGGTGCGGCGAGCACGACGGTAGCGACACCGGCCACGGCGGCCAGAGCGACACGAGCGGGACGAGCTGGCCCTGCGATACCCACGCGGACCTCCTCTACGACATGGGCGAACCCTGGGCCGCAGCCGGTAAACAATGCCAAGCAGCTGTCGGTGAGTCGCTTCCCCTGGTACGGCTAGTTCCGGCCGTCCTGCCAAATTTACCCCGATTGCACTAAAACCTTTCGTTTGGTGGGAAAACCTGCCTGCCTCAGGCAGGTGCCCAGCTAGCCGAGGCTTCCCGGCGGTTCGGGGTGCTTGCGGTAGGCCATCCCTGGCTACGAGGCGAGCGTGCGGTAGTACTGGATCTTCGTACGCTGGCGCGGCGGCTACGTCATCGGCTACCCCGACACTGACTACGTCGATGACGCAGCCCCATCCCGCTGTGCCGGTAAACAGCCACGACGACGCCGAGGAAACGCGCTGGTCGCCCAACGTGCGGGTGTGGGCTGTCCGCCCACGCGGGGGCAAGCGCCGCCCTCTGACTCAATTCTCTTTGCGTGGCAGGCCCCCGAGCGCCTAGCGTTGCTTTCCTCCTGGGCACGGAAGATGTGGCCCTGTCTGCGGCTTTGAGTCATCAGATCGGAGGTGCGGAGCCGAATGACTTGTCACCTCGTCGCGCTCTGCTTCGATGCGAACGACCCGCTCCGTCTCGCGCGCTTCTGGGCCGGCGTCCTGAGCTGGGAGATGGCCGACGACCCCCAGGACGGCATTGCGCTCCTGCCGAGCGATGACACCGGGTTCCGGCTCCGATTTCTTCCGACGCAGGATGAGAAGGCCGGCCAGAACCAGATGCACTTCGATCTGACGAGCACGTCCCTCGAGGGCCAGCATCAGACGGTGGCGAGGTCGCTCGGACTCGGCGCCCGGCACATAGACATTGGCCAACGCCCGGAAGAGGGCCATGTGGTGCTCGCCGACCCCGAAGGCAATGAGTTCTGTGTCATCGAGCCGGGCAACAACTTCCTTGCTGACTGCGGATTTATCGGAGCGCTTGCGTGCGACGGTTCGCAGGACGTCGGGTACTTCTGGAGCGAAGCGCTGGGCTGGCCGTTGGTCTGGGACCAGAACCAAGAGACCGCGATCCGCTCGCCGCACGGCGGTCCGAAGATCACGTGGGGTGGTCCGCCATTGATGCCGAAGACCGGAAAGAATCGGCTGCATTTCGACCTCGCTCCACCCGTCCACGGTGATCAGCAAGCGGAGGTCGACCGTCTCGTCTCCCTCGGGGCGACTCGCATCGACATCGGCCAGGGCGAGGTCAGCTGGGTGGTCATGGCCGATCCCGATGGCCATGAGTTCTGTGTGTTGACCCCGCGATAGCGCGACCGCTCACGCCCCAGTCCGTCTCCAGGCCGCCAGAGCTCAGCGATGACCAACGATGACCAACGAAGATCAACCTTGCCCAGCTCACGCCCGGTGACGGACTGCCAGAGCAGGGGCAGCCGGCGACCTCTACCTTGAAGCGAGTCCGACCTTGGCCGGGGACGTTGGCAGCTCGGATTCCTCGGTCTGCTCGGCGGCCCCTGGGACGTGGGTGAGTCCGGGCGGGGTCCGCTCGGTCAGTGCGTGCTTCCGCCCCGCCCGGGCCCGCACCTCGTCTAGCGCTTGGCGCAGGGGGGGTTGGCGTTGTTGCGTACCTCTAGCACCGTGTTCGAGAAGGCGGTGTTTGCCTTGCCCGTCGCCGGATGCCCAACTGCCTGGGAACCCGGAGCCGAGCAGACACCCGCGGGGACATTGGGGTCATGGATGGCGAAGGCCGGAGCTGCCGGCACAAGCACGGCGGCAGCCGCGATTACGGTGCCCGTGATCAACTTCCTCATTGGTAGACCTTCCTCTAAGGCAAATTCGGCCAAATCTGACAATGATGGCCAATCATCGCATCGGCGGACAGGTCAGATGCCGGGAACGCCGAAATTCCGAAGATCAGTTGGAAGGGCAAGCCGGACGGCAGTTGATCCCGGACATGCGCCCGCCATACAGCAAGCAGGTACAGCGACGCAGGCACCGTCACAGCCCCAGACCAGCCGAGCGAAGCTCGTGATCTGCGTACCGGGCCTCAAAACCGCCTCGCCGGCAATCCATAGATTCAGGACCAGGGGTGGGAGGAGACGAGACTGCCGCACCTCGGGTGGGCGCATGCGTCCACTGTGCGGTTTACCTACGCTGCGACGTCAGGCCGGACCCTCCAGCACCATCGCTAGACGGCAGGCTTCCGGAGGAAGCGGCAACCGAGCCGTGGTGACGAAACGGCATCGTCGGGCGCTGACACGGTTAGGTAGCAGCATCGGCTGGATGGGGGATCCGTTCGTCCTGCTACGCCCCCTTCCCGGATGCCTTCTGGAGGTTGGTGTCGGTGCCGCAGGTGGTTGCCCGATCATGACGAACGTGAGCGCCAGGGCATGGCGGGGTCACCGCAGCAGCGATCGACTGCCGGCCAAAGTTTTTGACGACGCATCGTCGGCGGCGGATGGAACCTGGCCGGCTGGCGGGGAAGGGGACCTGTCGCCTCTCGTGCCGGCGGCGCGTAGCGGTGACCAGGAGGCTTTCCGTCTGCTGTACCGGGCGGTTCAGCCACTTCTCCTGCGCTACCTGCGCACCCTGGTCGGGGATGACGCGGAAGACGTGGCGTCGGAGGCCTGGTTGCAGATCGCGCGCGATCTGGGGTCGTTCCAGGGTGATTACGACGGTTTCCGTGGGTGGGCTGCGACGATCGCCCGCCATCGCGCGATGGATCATCTGCGTCGCATGCGCCGCCGGCCCAGCACCCTAGTGCCCTTGGAGGAGTTCCGTGACCTGGCCGACCAGGCGGATCCGGCGATGCAGGCCATGCAGTCGATGTCAACGGAAGCCGCCATCCGACTGATCGGCACCCTTCCCCGCGATCAAGCGGAGGCGGTGCTGCTGCGGGCGGTGATGGGGCTGGACG
Proteins encoded:
- a CDS encoding putative bifunctional diguanylate cyclase/phosphodiesterase; this encodes MASRTGVARRATDNAWLITGPLALLAVICSTFLGIASREPHTDWGIALLLLVALVAAHLPVLTFVVRRQAISATITEIPLVLALYHLPPLTVVLLATLAALITQIRRRLGPAKFAFNVARSAAATSLAGLVLLALPPIRGGVGPGAWGVLFAAVSTVTLVTLAAVVGVITLLQGWQAGREVVKTAGVPLLAAAVNVTVGLIILIAVASTRWSLLLLGALALTVAMVYRAYAQFLRQHRTVADIYELTRAMTQSGQDATLPDALLGRVRALMQAEYATLWLPAQGRHPEVLLTASVEGHGLLDFSKIPGTLREGAIAQRKTIALGARLGGDKEQLAILREASAKDVIIVPLRSGQAVIGTLEVANRLGGIGFFTPDDVPVLETVAAHAAVALENSRLVDRLRHDAYHDALTKLPNRRRITGALDEAVKIRAPGEVVAVLLFDVDRLRQVNESLGHAAGDKVLVEVAERLRACAPSSALVGRAGGDEFLVTLRLENAEAAVELATQLREQIRDEMVFDALTLDVDTAVGVAVHPDHGSDAATLLQRVDLAATAAKSVPGSVQLFNPALESRSLRRLGLAGDLRRALDEGELEVYFQPKVTLRDRRLLGVECLARWEHPTHGTVAPEDFVAVAEHTGQLGRLTEVVLREGLRRSRDWAHAEQPLAVAVNLSARTLTDPRFPDRVRELLDEYGVPPQRLTFEIREAGVLDGTDRPVPTLRRLRDLGVRLSVDDFGTGSSSLAYLRRLPVHEVKVDRSFVQGMATDPGDLAIVNAVVTLSQQFGLAVVAEGVESELTLELLQDIGCEIGQGFLFSRPLPYERLEAWFGAQVESEPAAGAEAPRLRIVPDRSVTLL
- a CDS encoding DUF1775 domain-containing protein, which encodes MTLTFTGEAESNRAGINSERVVLPPAITPEQVRLAKAPFGWRLSHNPDGFTVAGPALRVGQDAVFAVTVAQLPSDATELPFKTLETYGDGRVDRWIEIPEAGKPAPANPAPVLKLKPATPVPTSASPTPTSAAAAPSSAAPNAIHRPTGSDNATVTNLLWILLIAVAVAAAAIGASVLRRRRR
- a CDS encoding VOC family protein; translation: MTCHLVALCFDANDPLRLARFWAGVLSWEMADDPQDGIALLPSDDTGFRLRFLPTQDEKAGQNQMHFDLTSTSLEGQHQTVARSLGLGARHIDIGQRPEEGHVVLADPEGNEFCVIEPGNNFLADCGFIGALACDGSQDVGYFWSEALGWPLVWDQNQETAIRSPHGGPKITWGGPPLMPKTGKNRLHFDLAPPVHGDQQAEVDRLVSLGATRIDIGQGEVSWVVMADPDGHEFCVLTPR
- a CDS encoding RNA polymerase sigma factor, with the translated sequence MTNVSARAWRGHRSSDRLPAKVFDDASSAADGTWPAGGEGDLSPLVPAARSGDQEAFRLLYRAVQPLLLRYLRTLVGDDAEDVASEAWLQIARDLGSFQGDYDGFRGWAATIARHRAMDHLRRMRRRPSTLVPLEEFRDLADQADPAMQAMQSMSTEAAIRLIGTLPRDQAEAVLLRAVMGLDAATAGQVLGKRSGAVRTAAYRGLRRLAARLRQAEVSLSERPLAEKGVTSGEAAALRTVR